A genomic segment from Castor canadensis chromosome 1, mCasCan1.hap1v2, whole genome shotgun sequence encodes:
- the LOC141423966 gene encoding olfactory receptor 10AG1-like, whose protein sequence is MNQHQKPTEENRTEVMEFVLLGFSDVSHLQWFLFGLFLAIYIIILLGNGTILLITKIEPTLHTPMYYFLGNFSFLEICYVSFTLPRMLVNLGTQRRSISSVVCATQMCFVLVLGAPECFLLAVMSYDHYVAICNPLNYSVLMNHKVCTQLVTGSWISGIPVQIGQTFQIFSLSFCASNQINHFFCDIPPILNLACGEIFVNKMMVYIVAVLFVLVPFLLILISYSEIIFTVLKLSSTTSRAKVFSTCSSHLAVAGLFFGPGIITYLRPKSSHSSDIEKVLSLFYTIVTPMLNPMIYSLRNKDVIIELKNYYINNSFE, encoded by the coding sequence ATGAATCAACACCAAAAGCCAACAGAAGAAAATAGAACAGAAGTGATGGAATTTGTTCTTTTGGGATTTTCTGACGTTTCTCACCTCCAGTGGTTTTTATTTGGATTGTTCCTTGCCATCTATATCATTATCCTGTTGGGAAATGGCACCATATTACTAATAACAAAAATAGAACCCActctccacacccccatgtattATTTCCTTggcaatttttcctttttggaaatctGTTATGTGTCATTTACTCTCCCCAGAATGCTTGTGAATCTTGGCACTCAAAGAAGAAGCATCTCTTCAGTTGTCTGTGCTACACAAATGTGCTTTGTTCTTGTACTGGGAGCCCCAGAGTGTTTTCTTTTGGCTGTGATGTCCTATGACCACTATGTGGCCATTTGTAACCCTCTGAACTATTCTGTACTCATGAATCACAAGGTTTGTACCCAGCTGGTGACTGGCTCCTGGATCAGTGGAATTCCAGTCCAGATAGGACAGACCTTCCAGATTTTCTCACTGTCATTCTGTGCTTCCAACCAAATCAACCACTTCTTCTGTGATATACCCCCAATACTCAATCTTGCTTGTGGAGAAATCTTTGTGAATAAGATGATGGTCTATATAGTTGCTGTGTTGTTTGTCTTAGTTCCTTTTCTGTTAATACTTATATCTTATAGCGAAATCATCTTTACAGTTCTCAAATTGTCATCAACCACAAGTAGGGCCAAAGTCTTTTCCACCTGTTCATCTCATCTTGCTGTTGCGGGGTTATTCTTTGGACCAGGCATTATTACATATTTAAGACCCAAGTCTAGTCATTCATCAGACATAGAAAAAGTGCTTTCTCTGTTTTATACTATTGTAACTCCCATGCTCAACCCCATGATATATAGTCTAAGGAATAAAGATGTGataatagaattaaaaaattattatataaataattcttttgaATAA